In Anaerolineales bacterium, the following proteins share a genomic window:
- a CDS encoding single-stranded DNA-binding protein, with amino-acid sequence MSYQTIIIAGHLGRDPEMRYTPAGQAVANFNLAANRQYTDSSSQVVKETTWFRISAWGKTAENCNQYLHKGSLVLVEGRLICDPETGSPRLYTRQDGSPATSFEVSANTVRFLSGREGEGGTEPANNGAVTNSSEDIPF; translated from the coding sequence ATGTCATACCAAACGATCATCATCGCCGGTCACCTGGGGCGTGACCCGGAAATGCGCTATACGCCTGCCGGTCAGGCGGTGGCCAACTTCAACCTGGCTGCCAATCGTCAATATACCGACTCGAGCAGCCAAGTAGTAAAAGAGACCACCTGGTTTCGCATTTCAGCCTGGGGTAAAACGGCTGAGAATTGCAATCAATACCTGCATAAAGGCAGCCTGGTGCTGGTGGAAGGCCGGCTGATCTGTGACCCTGAAACGGGCAGCCCACGGCTTTACACTCGACAGGATGGCTCTCCCGCTACGTCCTTTGAGGTGAGCGCGAATACTGTACGTTTCCTGTCTGGGCGTGAAGGGGAAGGTGGAACTGAACCCGCCAATAATGGCGCAGTCACGAATTCATCCGAAGACATACCGTTCTAG